In the Streptomyces spororaveus genome, TCCGGCATGGCGTGGGTGGGCGGGACGATCACGGTGTCGGCGGCGGCGAGGGCCTCGGGCCCGGCGGCGGGCTGGAGGGTGAAGCCGGAGTCGCTGAGCACGGGGGCGCCGTCGGCGGTGCAGACGACGACCTCGTAGAGGTCTTCGCCGTCCTCGCCCACGGCACTGCCGAAGACCCGGGAGGGAATGCCCAGCTCGAACGGGGGGAAGCCCGGCAGGGCGAGCACCGCGACGAGGTGCCGCCCGCCCGTGCCGCTCCCGGGGCGGGCCGTGTGCTCGGTGTGCTCCCGCGTCTCGCTCATGGCCAGATCCTGTCACATAGTGGCCAAACGGCCAACACCATCGAGGGGCGCCGTGCCCGAATCTGAGACACGTCGCCGGGTAACGACCCGGATTGCGACACAAACGGATGGAATGAGGCGGACAGAAATGCGCGCGATCGTCGTGAACGAGTGGGGCGGCCCGGAGAACCTGGTCGAGCGGGAGATCGACCGGCCCGAGCCCGGTCTGGGCGAGGTCCTCGTCCGGGTCCACGCGGCCGGCGTCAACCCCGTCGACTGGAAGACCCGGGACAGCGGGGCGCTCATCGCCTGGGGCGAGCACCCGATCGTGGGCTGGGACGTCTCCGGCACCGTCGAGGCGGTCGGCCCCGGTGTGACCCTCCACGCCCCCGGTGACGAGGTGTACGGCATGCCGCACTTCCCGCGGCAGGCGGGCGGCTACGCCGAGTACGTGAGCGCCCCGGCCCGGCACTTCGCGGCGAAGCCGGCCGCGCTGGACCACGTACAGGCCGCGGCCCTGCCGCTGGCCGCGCTGACCGCCTGGCAGGCCCTGGTGGACACGGCCGGAGTGAGCGCCGGACAGCGGGTGCTGGTGCACGCGGCGGCCGGCGGCGTGGGCCACCTGGCGGTGCAGATCGCCAAGGCCCGCGGCGCGTACGTGATCGGCACCGCGAGCGCGGGCAAGCACGCGCTGCTGCGCGAGCTGGGCGCCGACGAGGTGATCGACTACCGCACCACGGACTTCGAGGACGCCGTCGCCGACGTGGACGTCGTGATCGACGCCGTCGGCGGGGACTACACCCGGCGCTCGCTGAAGGTCCTCAAGGCCGGCGGCCACCTGGTGACCCTGCCCGGCCCCGACTCCCTCCCGGCCGACCCGCAGGGCGTCCACGCCTCCTGGGTCCTGGTGGAGCCGGACCTGGGCGGTCTGCGCGAGATCGCGGCGCTCGTCGAGCAGGGCCTGCTGAAGCCGCTGGTCGACACGGTGCTGCCGCTGGAGCAGGCGGCGAAGGCCCACGAGATCGGCGAGCAGGGCCGCACCACCGGCAAGATCGTCCTGACGGTCGCCTGAACCCGCAGGCCCTCAGCCCGTGGGCCGGCCGCGCAGGTGGCGCTGGAGCCGTGCGTGGCGGAACTGGTAGACGGCGCCGACCTGGCGCAGGACGCCGCGCCGGTAGGCGTCCTCCAGGAAGGCGACCGTCGCCCAGGGGAGGCGGCCGGTCAGCGGCAGCCAGACGCGGGCCAGGAGCAGCCACTGACCCCAGGCGGTGAACGCCAGGACGTAGGAGAGCGCGCCGGCCAGGCCGCCGACGGCGCCGAGCGCCAGCCCGTCGGCCATCGGCCAGCTCAGCGGGCCGACGACCCCCTGGAGGAGTTCGGTCATGAGCCGGCCGCCGAAGGCGATCACCACGGTGAGCGTCGGTGCGAGGAAGAGGGCCTGGCGCACCACGATGCTCCGGTTGACGGCCAGCAGGTCCGTCGGAGTGGCGGCGGAGCCGAGGTCGATCGGGGTCTCCAGGGTGGCCACGAGCCCGAGTACGAGACCGCCCGCCAGGGCGAACGTCAGCCCGTACATGAGGCAGTTGACGGCCGTGGCCCGGATCACCGCCGCGTGGAGCAGCACCCCTCCGTACGTCAGCCGCGCGCCCACGGTGAAGGCGAGCCCGCACCCGAGGCCCATCACGAAGCCGCCCAGCAATCCGGCCGGGACCAGGGTGGCGAACCTGCGGGAGGAAGGCGCGGCGCCCCGGCCGCGGCGGCCGGGCAGCCGTATCCGCACCCGGGACGGTTCGAACGCCCGGATCCCGAGGACGGCCATGAGCCCGTAGACCAGCCCGAAGGCGAGGCCGACGGCCGGTCCGAACAGCAGGGCGTCCAGCAGGCCCGTACCCAGCGCGAAGGCGGCGCCGCGGCCGGCGG is a window encoding:
- a CDS encoding NADP-dependent oxidoreductase, which codes for MRAIVVNEWGGPENLVEREIDRPEPGLGEVLVRVHAAGVNPVDWKTRDSGALIAWGEHPIVGWDVSGTVEAVGPGVTLHAPGDEVYGMPHFPRQAGGYAEYVSAPARHFAAKPAALDHVQAAALPLAALTAWQALVDTAGVSAGQRVLVHAAAGGVGHLAVQIAKARGAYVIGTASAGKHALLRELGADEVIDYRTTDFEDAVADVDVVIDAVGGDYTRRSLKVLKAGGHLVTLPGPDSLPADPQGVHASWVLVEPDLGGLREIAALVEQGLLKPLVDTVLPLEQAAKAHEIGEQGRTTGKIVLTVA